The following coding sequences lie in one Chanos chanos chromosome 4, fChaCha1.1, whole genome shotgun sequence genomic window:
- the LOC115810908 gene encoding creatine kinase M-type: MWRRREKMRLIKPPVEYPLETKYRPVLESLVPRDPMSRFNLKRGSPKEEFPDLDRNYTCMGRILTLHMYTRQFNRATESGVIFDDIIRPGIEEPGQLNGQMTVGCVAGDAQSYILFCDFFDRIIEAYHDYKVSTNVIQESDFNYDNLKGGDNFDRAYAVSCEVSVSRSVEDYCFPTHCSRGERRCLLSLAKKALEQFGEEFPGKLYSMEELSESNEEKGIIMKTLPPSLIQIGVARDWPDARAVWVSKDASLSVWLNFEDHLRLVATRDDANIQNAFECICVNLLKLEHLYKKLRKPFIWKAHLGWVVSSPAEVGTGLKASIKVKLRHLPQHKRLPNVLERLRLHMETTDCAGVYKISNIQTIGMTEVQITQLVVDGVKLLIAMEKRLENNGGIDDLVPTQK; the protein is encoded by the exons atgtggaggaggagagagaagatgaggcTGATTAAGC CCCCTGTTGAGTACCCTCTGGAGACAAAGTACAGACCTGTGTTAGAG AGTTTGGTTCCCAGAGATCCAATGTCAAGGTTCAATCTAAAGAGGGGCTCTCCTAAAGAGGAGTTCCCTGACCTGGATAGGAACTACACCTGTATGGGCCGTATCCTCACACTGCACATGTACACGCGTCAGTTCAACCGCGCCACTGAGAGCGGAGTCATCTTTGACGACATCATTCGTCCTGGCATTGAAGAGCCTG GGCAGCTGAATGGACAAATGACAGTAGGGTGTGTGGCAGGGGATGCCCAGTCCTACATTCTCTTCTGTGACTTCTTTGACCGAATCATTGAAGCTTACCATGACTACAAAGTCAGCACAAATGTTATACAAGAGAGTGATTTCAATTACGACAACTTAAag gGAGGTGACAACTTTGACCGGGCTTACGCAGTGAGCTGTGAGGTGAGCGTTAGTCGCTCTGTGGAAGACTACTGCTTCCCCACTCACTGCAGCAGAGGAGAGCGGAGGTGTCTCCTCTCGCTGGCTAAGAAAG CTCTGGAGCAATTCGGAGAGGAATTCCCTGGTAAACTTTACTCTATGGAAGAGCTCAGTGAGAGTAATGAGGAGAAAGGAATTATTATGAAGACCCTTCCCCCTTCCTTAATTCAAATTGGCGTGGCCCGTGATTGGCCTGATGCCCGAGCTGTTTG GGTGAGTAAGGATGCCTCCCTCTCAGTTTGGCTTAACTTTGAGGATCATCTCAGATTAGTGGCAACCAGAGATGATGCCAACATTCAAAATGCCTTTGAGTGCATCTGCGTCAACCTCTTGAAG TTGGAGCATCTGTATAAGAAGCTGAGGAAACCTTTTATCTGGAAGGCACACCTGGGCTGGGTGGTGAGTTCTCCGGCAGAGGTGGGGACAGGTCTAAAAGCAAGCATCAAAGTGAAGCTGCGGCATCTCCCCCAGCACAAGCGCCTGCCAAACGTCCTGGAGAGACTGCGCCTTCACATGGAGACCACGG ACTGTGCTGGAGTATACAAAATAAGCAACATTCAGACTATTGGAATGACAGAGGTGCAGATAACCCAGCTTGTGGTAGATGGAGTCAAACTGCTCATTGCCATGGAGAAAAGGCTGGAAAACAATGGAGGAATTGATGACCTGGTGCCTACACAGAAGTAG